TCCGCACCATTCGTTCCCGATGATCGATCGCGAGCGCGCGGCGATGGAAGCCAATGAGCTGGCGGTGTTCCGTCATTTCGCGCCTCTCGTGGACAGCATGATGATCGGTCATATCCACTACGGGTGCCTGGACGGCGAGCTGCGGCCCGCGTCGATGTCGCCGGCGGTGATCGAGGGTCTGCTGCGCGGCGAGATGGGATTCCGCGGATTGGTGATGACCGACGACCTCGACATGGGCGCGATTTTGAACACGACGACATTCGACGACATGCTCGCGCTGGGATTGGCCGCGGGGAACGACCTGCTCATGATCTGCCACCGCGTGGACATGCTCGCCCAAGCCCGCGCGGTCTTGGAAAGGCAACCGGCCCCGGCGCTCGCACCCGCACTGCGGCGCGTGTCGGAGTTCAAATCGAAGATGGCCCCGCCGACAGCCTTTTCCCGGGCGGAGTTCGACGCAATCAACCGCGATATTTGGGATCTGCGGGTCGCCACGCTCGGGGAGGAGAGGGCACACCAGAGAAGTGTCGAGGATGGAAAGCGTTCGCCGGTCGAGCTTTATTGAGAACGCCGGGGTTGGCCGCCTGCAGTCATCAATCACAAAATTTTTTCCGGCTTGAGTTCACGGATAAGCCTGGCTTATAAGACGCGTTCTGCCGCGAGTTCGCGCTTGCGGCTTTTTTAACGCCCATGACTTTGTCCTTTCTGCCCGTCGCATCAGCCGCCTTGGCTGCGGAGAGCTTGCCGCTCGAAATTCTCGGCGGGCTCGACTGGCTGACAAACTCGATCTTGGTCGCTCTCATTGTCGTTGGCATCGTCCTGTGGTTTGCGCGCCGTGCAACGAAAGAGGTCAAACTGATCCCGGACGGCCCGCAGAATGCCTTCGAGGCGATTGTGGAGACGCTTTATGACACTCTGGAGGAAATTGTCGGCCCCAAGATGGTCTCCAAAGTTTTCTCCCTCCTGGCCACGCTCTTCATCTTCATCCTTACGGCCAATTGGTTTGGGCTGCTCCCCGGAGTGGGTTCGATCGGCTTCGGCACCAAGACGGGTTTCCTGACTTTGTCCGAGGTCAAGGAGCCTTTGCTGCGCCCGGCCACGGCCGACCTGAACATGACCCTCGCGATGGCCCTCATTTTCATGGTGCTCTGGCTTTACTGGTCCATCCAGGAAATGGGTGTCGGCGGGTTTCTCAAGCACATGTTCGGCGTGAAAGGCGGCCTCAAAGGCGTCATGGCCGTTGCGCTGGCGCCGATTTTTTTCATGGTCGGCGTCATTGAGGTCGTGTCGATCGCGTTCCGCCCCGTTTCCCTCTCGCTGCGTCTTTTTGGCAACGTTTTCGCCGGCGAAACCCTTCTGGCCACCATGCTCACGCTGGGCAAGACGTTGGGCATGCCGCCGATCGTCGCTTATGTCATGAGCGTGATCATCCCGATCCCCTTTTATTTCCTCGAGCTGCTCGTCGGCTTGCTGCAGGCCATGGTCTTCACCCTCCTTTGCGCGGTTTACGTGCAGCTGTCCACCTCGCACGACGAGGATGAGCACGGCGAGGAGCACCATGGCGAAGCCCACGGGGCGCCGCATGCCGCATGAAAATTTCCCGCCGGGACCATGCCATGAGCGTGGACGGCTCGGAACAAACAAAACACAAAAGACAAAACCATGATCATCCCACTCATCGCAGAAGCCGCCGCCACCGCGGGCGGCATCACGGGTAGTTTCACCCTCGGCATAGCCGGGGCCGGCGCCGCCGTTGGCATCGGTCTGATCGGAGCCAAGGCTGTCGAGGCCGTCGGACGCAACCCCGGCGCCTTCGGCAAAGTGATGACCCTCGGCATCATCGGCATGGCGTTGGCGGAAGCTATCGCCATTTACGCCCTGATCCGCGCCTTCGCGGGCCAGTAAGTCTCAACGGTTGCGGTCGCTGCGGCGGCCGCAACCC
The nucleotide sequence above comes from Chthoniobacterales bacterium. Encoded proteins:
- a CDS encoding glycoside hydrolase family 3 protein, coding for MSNDVGQLLLVGVPGAELDSETAAMLRRVQPGGFILFGRNIKSPEQLRKLIDDLRDLSEVEPVITIDQEGGRVSRLRLIGEEPPNARQLRDKGDPALVRRHGELTAKLLRLFGFNLDLCPVLDISFDDEADNSLRGRCYGKTAGQVIALAGEFNNALRGGGVLSCGKHFPGYTMAVEDPHHSFPMIDRERAAMEANELAVFRHFAPLVDSMMIGHIHYGCLDGELRPASMSPAVIEGLLRGEMGFRGLVMTDDLDMGAILNTTTFDDMLALGLAAGNDLLMICHRVDMLAQARAVLERQPAPALAPALRRVSEFKSKMAPPTAFSRAEFDAINRDIWDLRVATLGEERAHQRSVEDGKRSPVELY
- the atpB gene encoding F0F1 ATP synthase subunit A; translation: MTLSFLPVASAALAAESLPLEILGGLDWLTNSILVALIVVGIVLWFARRATKEVKLIPDGPQNAFEAIVETLYDTLEEIVGPKMVSKVFSLLATLFIFILTANWFGLLPGVGSIGFGTKTGFLTLSEVKEPLLRPATADLNMTLAMALIFMVLWLYWSIQEMGVGGFLKHMFGVKGGLKGVMAVALAPIFFMVGVIEVVSIAFRPVSLSLRLFGNVFAGETLLATMLTLGKTLGMPPIVAYVMSVIIPIPFYFLELLVGLLQAMVFTLLCAVYVQLSTSHDEDEHGEEHHGEAHGAPHAA
- a CDS encoding ATP synthase F0 subunit C, whose protein sequence is MIIPLIAEAAATAGGITGSFTLGIAGAGAAVGIGLIGAKAVEAVGRNPGAFGKVMTLGIIGMALAEAIAIYALIRAFAGQ